GGCTCACACCTAACTGGGAGGTTAGTTTAATCTGTCAATCGTAacttgaaatgaaaatttttacaacaatttcattattttgatttcaaaaaacttGATGGCAATTATGTGTGTCACATTACAAGGTATTAGGAAACGAGCACAATCAATTCAAAAACACAACGACTGCCCTCACGTACTTTCACGTGGGGGATATGATTTGCTTGAGAAGAAATTGTTAgacgagaaaagaaaaaggatacAAGAGGAAGCATTGTTGAGTGAAAATCCAGCAAGTGTTGATGACCCCCCATCTCCAATTAAAAGACATGTTAAGTGGAAGGTTGCTCGGACCAGGGCTGTTGGCAGTATGACATCTGAGTCGGCACAGGAAATAGcagataaaatagtaagttcAGCAATATATTGCAGTGTTCATATGTTTAAGTATTTTGTAATGACAATCACGGCACGTTGTGTTTTTGTGTGTCACTTGTTTTGTGTAGGACTCCTTAGAAGAGCAGGTTACGCAAGGTTCCTTTGTACCCCATGGTCGGCAAGACATACTGAAcactgccattgggcgacctgACCATGGGGGTCGCGTTCGTGCAGCGGGCTCAGGTGTCACTATTACTTAGTACTATGGAAGGGCATCAAGGACATGCAACAACTCGTCCACATCCATCAGCCAACAACAATTAGATGAAGTTGTTGCAAGGCTCAGGGAAGACATGACTGGTCAGATTAGGGAAGAATTGAGGACTCAAATTAAGGAAGAATTGAGGGCTCAGCTAGaagaggaaaataaaaggaGCTTGGAAATAATGACCATGGCATTGAAAGAGGCTATTAAGAAAGAGTTGTCACATAAAGGATCCCCAGAGTCACCCCAAATTCAGCCGGACATACAACAATTAGGTGCGCGTGTCAGCACTAAGGGAAGTAATGTTGTTATCAATGTCCAGCCTTCACAGGAACATGATGCTGATGTCATACCAATGATGGGACTGTATGTGCAACGTAAGGATGGTACACTCGGGTTGGTGGCCATGGGGAAAATAATGGAGGGGGATTCAATCATACACATAGTGGCTTATGCAGATGATGTTGTACAGGTAACTGTAGAGACAATTATCGATCCTGAGGCTGAGGTCCCCTATGCCACCTCAGAAATACAATATGTGAAGCAGGCCGTCGATACATTTGTAGCTTGGCCCACAGACCTTGTGAAAGCAATTGTAGATGAGGtaacatgtttgatttgatATACCTAAAGTAAAACATTCATAGATTAGACTACAAATACTCACCCACTTTGATTAACCTTGTAGGAGCCAGCAATTATTCCGCACAACAAGGATGCACATGTGCCAAAGCCGGCTAATGTGGACGCAGATGATCCGTTGTGTGGGCTGATAAAGTATAGTTTTGATATTTATGACAAGCCAGTTGAAATCAACTTTGATGGGAGCTGCTTTGGTATTGTACATGCACCTACATCAATATTCATAACATATTCAGATGTTAGTGAAATAATAGCAGGAGACAAAAGTCTTAACATATATGTACAACAATTATGGTTAGTGTAAGTGATATCCTTAATTTATTTGTTCCTCATTCATTCTATATCATGATCCACTACAATACTTTCAAATGATATGAATAGGTATATGCATGAGTGGAGTCAAACCTTGGGTCAAGGTTCGATGTATGCATTCCTTGAGCCACATTTGCTGGTGGTTTCAAAGGATAGACGCAGCGAATGCCaacaatatcttgaaaaatgGATTAAGGAATCTGACCGAGAGGTGTACATTGGACCTTACTTCCATCAGTAAGTCATGTTtaacaataatacttgaaatgATGTTTTGGTGTATACGTATGTAATGTGCATGACATGCAGGGCACATTGGCAGCTAGTACTTTTGTGTCCTAGGCAACATGTTGTTGTTTGGTTGTGTTCATTGCGTAGGAAACCTGATATGCATATCAAAGCCACAATTAATAGGTTATCTCATAACATATAACTTTTTACAAGCCTTCTTTAATGGTCATCATTGAACATGTTCTTGTTCTATATGCATTGATGTGCTTTTTTAAAATCAGTGTAATGACGAAATTAAAGACGACATTGTCTCCTGAAACTAAGGCAGCTGCACCTAAGTGGATTGAAGTTAAGGTTAGTGATATCTACCATGCGTTATTGTTGTCTAGTTATGTCATGTAATTATGTAATGTATAGgatattcaaattttttccATATGTAGAGTCATGTTCAACCAAGATGTTATGAATGTGGATATTACGtaatgcattggatgtggaacaTCATAACCAATGAGATAAAGAGTGACTGGTCCATGGTATGCATAAACTTGAGTTTCTAACATTGTTGACTGCAATTGgaattgaattttgttatttgcagtactaacttttaaatattaatacttGTAGTGGTTTGCTGATGAGACACCGTTGGACATCGGCAACATAACAACAATTCGAAAGAAATGggcaacatattttttaaagactGCGTGTAAAAAGGGCTAATCATGGCTTAGGAGTATTGTTTTTTCCTGTATTTGAGAcaattgttttgttattttagtCAGTAGCTATGAAATTTTCAGTCATGGTAGTAATACAGTGACCATTCACAATTGGTATAATGGTGATGCGCCCAAACATCGCGGTGTTCTGTTTTTAGTATTACCTactcattttgataaaattttagtAATATATTGTCATTACCCTGTTGAACTGCATTGCACCTGCATTTGATTCCCACAACAACAATTTAGTGCAGATGTTGTACCACGAAGCTTCCCACTACAGCAGTTAACTGAACGAATGAAGTGTCGACACTCTTTGCCACTGCACAGCAGATGACAATTTCTTCAATGGGTGCCACTGAGTAGCTAGGTACGCACACTTCATCAGAACTTGCATGTCTGTGTGCTGTATTAGTGCACTGGATGGTGCCACTGAGTAGCTAGGTACGCGCACTTCATCAGAACTTGCACTTCATCTCCTGTAGATATTAGTGCACTGGATGGTGTTCAATATGTGTAACTGATGAATATGCTTcctaagaattttaaaattctttttgtaGATGCTGGGGTGCTTCTTACATTCGGCTGGGGACTGTATGGTCAGGTGAGTTTGCTGTTGATGGAATTTTGTAATGGTTTCCGATGTTGATCTTCTGCCTACTTTGCGGTGACCATGGATTTCTTGGCCACGGTTGCGGCTTACCCTATGCCAGATGACAAAATCAGAAGCACCACCTTGAAGGtatcttcttattcttctttcaCATTTCATGAATTCATTTGTGTACTTGTGCTCTTCACATTGATTGATGGTGGCTTTTCTCAGGGTGAAGGAGGTGGCAATGTCGGCAACGCCTTAACCTGCCTTGCTCGCTTGGGCTTAAACCCAAGGCTCATTTCCaaggttccttttttttttatcattttttaaaataaactaagttAAATTTGTATGCACTATCAGTgtctgtgtgtgtatatatatatatatatatatatagagagagagagagagacagagacaGAAAGAGATActatcaatcaatcaaacagGTATGACTTTTAAGGAAATTATTCTATAAGTCAACAAACTCACCTGCGGTGTTTCCTATGCATCGATCAAGAGCAGACTTGTGTCACCCCAGAGTATAACAAGCAAATTTATATAATTGCAGAATATAAACATTGTGACAATACAAGGAAACCACCCTCTGGTTCAaagcaaatataaaattaaagcaCAAATACATATGTAGTCATAAATATGAGTAATCTTGATTTACTGCattaattgtgttttcattATAAGCCATTCAATATGTTGGCCTTTccatgggaaaaaaaaaacaacttcatGCATGGGTATCCATACCTTAGTAGAAGGATTTGCAGGATCATGGGAAATTGTTTCCTCAACACCCCGCGCTGGTTCATCAACAGGCATATTCATGTTTGTTGATGATTCATCAGTATTTATAGTAACATCATCATCCCTTTTCACTTCTATAATCATCTTGCCATTATCTGAGAGTATATTACTTCTTTCATTTTCAGATTGATGAGCTTCATccaaactaatatttttcttactGTCATCCTCCAAATCATTAGAATTGTTCACAGCAGATTCCATCTGCAAACCTGAAAATGAAACCATTGGATATTCTGTGATGGTCTCTTCTTTTTGGAATTCACCCATACCACACTCTTCATGATAATTTGAATTACCAGGAATTTCACTAAATTCAACATAATGACCATCTTCAATTGTCACAAAATCCTCTTGGGAACTTTGGTCCATTTCAATATAATGGTCACCTTCATCTAGCTCAAAATCCTTTTGGGACATTTCATCAAATTGAACATAATGGCCATCATTGGACCCAAAATCCTCTTGCTAGGCATTTCTCTCTGATCCATCATTTTCACTGGTTGCTCTATCTGATGATCCCTTATGACCTGTAGATGGAATAAAACCAAACATGTCCTTCCTCTTGAAATGAGCTTCAAAATATGCTTTCTTCTCAATAACTGAACCTGGTTTTGAACATTTCTCAACCTCCTCCAAGTACCTATTGTGAGAGAAAGAGGACCTTCTCTCCCAAGATAAAGGCTCATTTTCAAATCTCCCAAATGAGATACAACCAGAATGTATAGAATCTACCTGCATTTTCCGCAAGAATAAAAGCACAGCAGTCAGATTTAAATATCAACACTGTTTCATCTTTTTTAGCATTAATGGTATTCAATCTAGTCAATATTCATAATATTGAGTTCCTTTTTCAGGGTCTTTTTTAGAGAATAGTTACATGTAATGTGATCATTTTTTGTGTGGAATTATAATAAATCACATAAATGAATATGTTTCTATAAGaaacaaatcataaaattagTACTGAACAAAATCCATGCAAATTAGAAAAACCCTGATGAGAATGAATCATCACAGTAAACCAAAGGGAACATCAAATAGGAATAGCATTAAACTGTCTAATTAACTCTAGTCAATCTTCTTTACCATGCTCTACTTGTTCAACTAAATTCAGATCAAGACCATTATATGTCTGACTAAGTAACAATCACTGAAGAAGATCACTCTTCTAGCAAATTATTGTCATCCATCCCTATATATCATTATCTATGTTTGGTATAACCGTGAGTTTTATATTGGCTGCTAAGGGCCAAACACAACCTTCCTCCTTAACCCGGGCTTGAGAACGGCTATGAAAAAACATATCCATGTAACAGACCTCATATGGGATAAGGCTTTGTTATTGTTGTATCCCTATATATCATTAACCACAAGAACTATTCACACAGAACCAACCTAtgttaaatgaaaattacagaaacatataaaaatatacttcCTACTCTTCTGGCAATGAATTGAAATGGAGTGATGAAAACGGCAATCATAATTTATAAACTAAACTAAGCAAAGCAGGAGTAAGCATGATTGGAACATTTGTAACTATAATTGAAAACAATAGATCCATGTTAAAATCAACAAAGTGTATGAAAAAACAACAACCTGAAAGTTCATGCTGAATGATTCTTCAACCTCCCCAGCCATAAATCTTGCCTTTTAAATCACCAGCCAGAAGCAGGATCAACTACTGGGCCAAATCATCATCCTTgcccaaaaagaaaacaaatataaacaCCTTCATTATTGAAAGACCCTCATATCCAAACAATAAGAGAAAGACACACACATAGAAAATCCATTATAGTAAACAACAAAGTCTACCTAAAAACCACACAAACAAGACAACCCCATTTGAGAAAAAGTGAGAACCAAATGTGTTAGGCAGACAAAAGAGTGTTAGGAAACCCAACAAGCAAGACAAGCACACCACGGAACAGAACCCAATAATGGTTCCAACTTGGCTTTAAGTCAGATCCTAAGTTTGGCTCCCAAGTAGTAGTTTGGTGGTACTTTGGTTTTTCACACTAGAGATGAATGATGAGATGTCACTTAAAAAGTGCACTCTAACTCAGATTTcagaaatttattataaaaggatataatataagtcataaaataaaataatcatgtgCAGGTTGTCTTATTTTGTCTTGGCTTAGACAGGGTTTAGACTAGCTACGAGATCATGGTGTAGATACATCGTTTATTGTGGTAATTTTAAGACTGTTCTGTTTGTAATTTGTAATCTTCATCAAGGCTATTGTATATGAGCAACATTATGTGCTTAAGTTGGAGGCatgcaaaattttaaagaaacataCACTGATTGAATTTAAAGAgggaaaatttagaaaaaaataaataaagttagaGACAGTAATGTCAGCAAATTAAAACccaaaattctttttcttctgttttggTATTGCTGAAGTCTAACAGCAAGCTTTATGCCACTGTGTGGGGTAGGCTACTTAGATCAAATTGAAGTTTGGCATACATTGTGTGTTTCTGTAAATGGTCAAATTTATGCATTTGGTGGGAATCAGTTTGGCCAATTGAGTACCGGTAGTGAGCAGCCTGAGGTATGTTTTCCTTAATTGTTAGATCTCTTTGTTTTCATTAGAACAATATGAGACACATGCTTTTAGAAGATTTtggaaaaaatagttttagatAGGACCCATGTTACATTAACTCAATAGTACCTATTTACGTAAGGTTTCTGGACTTGAtgtcattattttaaaacaatgcATTGCTTTGTACATTACTTTGCTAGCAATTATCATACCTCTAAATGCATAAAAAGAAGTATTGTGGATAATATTGAATCGGGAAAACAAAATCcactttatgtttatttttcccatatagtttatttttgtttatttcctaatataattatactttttGTGTGAATGGTATAACCCAAATTTTGTGAGCAGGGGAACTAGAACAACGACGGTCGTTACGAGACCCGTCTTTATAGCTTTCTTCAACAACGACGGTCATTCTGAGACCCATCTTTATAGCTTCCTTCAACAACGACGGGTGTAAATGAACCCAacgttgaaattttaaaaagcgACAACGGGTGCAACTTCCACCCCGTCTTTATAGCTTTCTGAAACAACGACGGGTCCCTATGGATACCCGACGTTGAAATGGATCCTAACAACGACGGCTGTTATGGATACCAATGTTGAAATGGATCCGAACAACGACGGTGCTACTGCAATTGCGTCgttgaattatgttatataaCGACTATTGTTAATTGCGCACTGACGTTGTCTTCTGACATTACAAAGACGGTGGTGGGGCTGACCGATGTCGTTGTTGTCGACATACAACGACATCTGGAACAAAGACGGTGGTGGGCCCGACGTAGATAGCTTACTTTGACCGATGTAGAAtctgctttttgtagtagtgagcATCCGCGGGAACGGTGAAGCCTTCTTCTACTATGTCCCATAAATCTtgagatgaaaaatatgtttccattttaaCACGCCAGAAATCAAAATTTTCACCATTGAAGATAGGGACAGAAATAGTTGACGATTGAGTAGTGTTATCCATagcttagaaaaaatattattggagtGGGTTAATAGTACAAAGgaaatttttgaagtagttggGAGGATTTTGGAATGGTAGGTAGGTAATATAACTACGCCCAATGTATGACCGAACGTAACTCTGATACCACTTTTGGTAGTTGattagatgatagttgatagttgatagttttagagaattgttttagaaagaaggtcatgtcattgatttcttggattatcaattacaacataccaattgcctatttataggctcaagtcaccaaCCTCTCAATGGTGGTGAACGCTTCTATATTACTTTTggtctttctagagttttcataatagattagtatcatgatagttctagattcttctatcttatacatacacttatagttctagattgttctaccatattcatacacattataattttagattgttctaccatattcatacacactatagttctaggatattctaccattttcatacatattatatttaagaatattctaaaaaatttgTAACAATTTCAACAATATTGAAGTACTGGTGGAAAGTAATTTCAGGCTGATGAATTATAAGACAATGGATAGTGAGAGATcctatatcattttatttttgtggtttGAGATTACACATCTATTTATTTCAAGTGGAACCAGTGAGAAAGTCCTCCAAGGCAATACAATATGCCCTTTATGAGTCATTCACGTCCTAAACCATTTAGAGTTCAAAAACTTGCATCTTATTCACAAGTCTTTTCTCACTTTCTCTTCCCAAGTCTCAACTCATAAAACAAAAACGGGTTTTTGCTTAACTGGCATCAGGAAGACATCGGTTGCTGCAAACAAATTAGCACCTTCAAAAGCCGTGGAGGTGCCAAAGGCTACCTTGCAGTCTATGTTGGAGTGAAAATGAAGCAGTTTGTTATCCCATATCATGCTTGAGCAAACCTTCCTTTCAAGATATGTTGAATCAAGCTGAGGAAGAATTCGGGTATGAGCACCCAATAGGTGGTCTCACAATACCATGTAAGAAGAATGAGTTCCTAACTGTCACCTGTCACTTGAATGACCTGTAAATTTGTACAGAAGCCGTTTTCTTTTATTGTAAGGATTTTCTGTTTTGTACAGAAGTTGAAACCTATTTCCTGAATGAGAATGCAACACAAGACATTgtttaataactttttgcttTTGCCAAATCTCAATGTAGTTTAATATATACAACAGTATCAAATTTAACTTGATATATATCAGCATGATCAGACTGTCAGCTAATTATAAACATTAGGGATTAATTGCAGTAATTTTGTTGGAGATATTACACAATCTTGATAATCTTGTTAATTACTAGTTCCCTAATGTAGTTCCCATGTGTGTCCATGATCGGAACAAGAAATCCGCAACGTATTTTTGTGCTATGCTTTATGTATTGTATGGCCATAGTTTCAACTTATCTAATTGAAAGAAGTTATGTAAAACCGTTTGTTCGTTCACTTCTACCCATATAGGGTTAGAGATAATGAGCCATACCATTTGTGAGTCGTATAAGAGAAAGCTTTTGTCACAAGAGTAGTCTACGTCGATTCAAGGAAGAAAACAAACCTTGAAGTTAAGTCCAATTTTATTTTGCACTTTCTTTGTCAGGAAAATTTCCTTGTGTGTTTATAGGGTAATGGAcagatcaaaattttaatttgatatgtATAATTACTAATTGAATATGTTCTGTTTCCCCTAAGTAATTTTATCTGTCTATGGTCCTGGGGAAAATACTTCTCCTAAGTCTCATTTTTTAACAGAATTCAACCTACCTGGCTCATACAGAGAGAAGGCAAGATTGGAACTAATAAACATAAAGTAAAGACAAGCAGAGCTCGAGTTGTTGAAATCattgtaattaaacaaaaaactaatatattatgatttttcCCTCTCTCGTGACAAAGGGGGATCTATACATTTTCAGAACACGCCTATTGTACAAAATGTCTCCTCTAAGCTATGTCAGTACTCCTAAAGTATGAGAATTATGGTCAGTTCAAGAAAGAAGTTATATGTTGGAAGGTATCTTCACTGCAAGGAATTGTGAGGCCACCCATGGGATGATTATAGCCAAACTCTTCCTCAGCTTCACTCAACAAGTCCTGGAATAAAGGTTGGTTCAAGTATGAAACAGGAATCACAAACCGCTTCATTTTCTCTCCAACATAGACTGCAAGATAGCCCTTTGGTGCATCCTCCGCTTTTGAAGATGCTTGATTTTCTGCAAATAATGACTTTCTGATGCCAGGTAAGCGAAAACCCATTGTAGTATTGATTTGAGAAGAGAATTGTTTTAAGTTTCCGTAGTATTTTGAATGCCTTAGGATGTGAATGATTTGGGTTGCTCTAAAACGCTTGCAGCcatgaatatatatagatagaaagATTTGCAAGAAACCATTAATTGGGTACTTGAATTATTGCTGAAGATGGGATACGAGATCGGAGTCATGGGACCGAATGAGAGACATGGCATGTGGTGTTGTCTTAGAGAACTTTCCAAAGAATTAACGAAACATTATATTGTAGATAATTCAAGTCCCAGCTTCTGCTtctaggaaaaaagaaaatgtaataTGATCTTGTCAACACTAGCTTATTCAGTGTGGTGCGGGCCAGAAGTTTCATTTATGCAAAGTTGATGTAATGTTGCTTAGTATTTGACGCGCAGAAATATGTGGTTCACGATGCCAGATGATATGATGATGCATTCAATGTTCGTCCTCATCTTATTTCCACTGTTTTGGATCTATGAAGTCCTTTAGGACAGCTCCATATGCCCTTGTCCTTTGCTAAAGTTGTGTAGACGTGTGTAACACCACCTTATCAACCAATGGGCAACTTAAAGCCTCAACTTGTAACTAAACGAGGCGTGCCTAAGTGAATCCTAACTTTTTTAATGCATTAATTGGTATTCCATACTTTTGAAGACATGCTTTGGACATGTTTTCATCACGTTAGTTATGCTAGAGTACAGGCTGTGAAAATATAGACAGCTGGAAGAAATATCCTGGATGATGAATTATAAGGCAACACATAGCGAAAGATCATAGACCATTATATTTCTAGGGTTTGACATTATACATACTATAACATGTTAGGTAATTCATGAGAAAGTCCTCTAAGGCAACACCATATGCCCCTGTCTCCCTGTCAGTCCCATGGGTTATCTGATTGCCTTTCCCCCTCAATCATACATCTAGCCAACGATTTCTGACAAACTCTTTGTTCTATATATATTCATGGCTGCAAGGATTTAgcacaacaaaaatcatttacatCCTAAAGAATTTGGAGCTCAAAAACTTCCATCTTCTTTACAAGTCTTATTTGACACTCTCAAGTTTGAACACAAAAAACAATGGGTTTTCGCTTATCTGGAATCAGGAAGACATCATTTTCTGCAAACAAATTTGCATCTTCAAAAGTCATGGATGTGCCGAAGGGCAACCTTGCAGTCTATGTTGGAGACAAAATGAGGCGGTTTGTGATTCCAGTATCATACTTGAACCAACCATTATTCCAGGAC
Above is a window of Glycine soja cultivar W05 chromosome 12, ASM419377v2, whole genome shotgun sequence DNA encoding:
- the LOC114378327 gene encoding indole-3-acetic acid-induced protein ARG7-like; the encoded protein is MGFRLPGIRKSLFAENQASSKAEDAPKGYLAVYVGEKMKRFVIPVSYLNQPLFQDLLSEAEEEFGYNHPMGGLTIPCSEDTFQHITSFLN